TTTAATTGCAGAAATCAAATCACGGCATTATGTTGATCTTTCAGTGGCGGCACAAAGATAATTCGTCAACAAAATAAGGAAGATTGACACTCTCCTCTCTACACTTATCCGTTAATTTCATAGTGATGGAAGGATAAATCTCCTTCAACATATGGGATCATAATAATTACAGATTATcgtctttttaaaaaaaaaaaaaaaacccaagcaatttttttttttggggtaaaattaaattgaaaactgTATGTTGTACAACTCATATTAAATGAAAACTGATCCGATTAAGTGAGTAAATATTCGACACCATCACAATAGTTTGTTGTCATTTTTAATCATCGTTGTGTCTAACTCTCTTATCTGAAACTTGTGTCTAATTCTTTTATCTGAAAATTACTGCTATTAATGTTATCACATAATGCTATCTCAAAGTCATGTGCTTTAAAATGTTGGATAGCAGGAACGTACGTAAAAAGAGTAAACAAGAGGGATTAAACAGAACGTACGTTTTCTTCACTTATTATTAGCAACAAACACCCTACAGAATACACAATACACACTTTATATATCGGTCTATATAGTTTATTCTGATCAGTTATATGGTATCCATCGAAGACTCAAACAGCAACCGGTGATAGCAGGTTTGTATAAGGCGGAGGGTTCCATGCAGGCGGTGATCCAGGGTAGGTCGTTGGTGGAGGGTATTGTCTAGAAGGCGGCGGTGGATGCCTTTGGACTGGCGGAGGATACCTTTGAGCTGGTGGGGGATATCTTGGAGTTGTTACTGGAGGAGGATACCTAGGAGAAGGCGGTGGATACCTTGGAGTGGGTGGTGGATAATGGGATGGAGGTGGTTGTGAAGGTGGTGGATACCTTGGGGTGGGTGGAGGATAATGTGAAGGTGGTGGATAACTTGGAGTGGGCGGAGGGTAATGGGAAGGTGGTGGGCTTGAAGTAGGAGGCGGATACCTTGGAGTGGGCGGAGGGTAATGGGAAGGTGGTGGGCTTACAGTAGGTGGTGGATACCTTGGAGTGGGCGGAGGGTAATGGGAAGGTGGTGGGCTTGAAGTAGGAGGCGGATACCTTGGAGTGGGCGGAGGGTAATGGGAAGGTGGTGGGCTTACAGTAGGTGGTGGATACCTTGGAGTGGGCGGAGGGTAATGGGAAGGTGGTGGACTTACAGTAGGTGGTGGATACCTTGGAGTGGGCGGAGGGTGGGAAGGTGGTGGATACCTTGGAGTTGGTGGAGGATAATGGGAAGGTGGCGGGCTTACAGTAGGTGGTGGATACCTTGGAGTGGGCGGAGGGTAATGGGAAGGTGGTGGACTTACAGTAGGTGGTGGATACCTTGGAGTGGGCGGAGGTTGGGAAGGTGGTGGGCTTACAGTAGGTGGTGGATACCTTGGAGTTGGTGGAGGGTAATGAGAAGGTGGTGGGCTCACAGTAGGTGGTGGATACCTTGGCGTTGGTGGAGGATAATGGGAAGGTGGTGGATACCTAGGAGTTGGTGGTGGTTGCGAAGGCGGAGGATGCCTGGGAGTGGGTGGAGGATAACGGGATGGGGGTGGCTGTGAAGGCGGTGGATAGCTTGGAGTGGGTGGTGGATAATGGGACGGTGGAGGGGATTGAGAAGGTGGGGGGCATTCAGTTGGTGGAGGATGGCCATGGGAGGGAGGTGGATATTTGATTGGTGGCCCATGAGACGGTGGAGGATAATGCCTCCAGCGAGGCGGGTATCTGTGATTGGTATTGCTTTCACTTGCTACAGCTCCTAGTAGCAGCAAAATTTGCACCGATAGAGCAGCGAgcatcttcattttctctctcattgCCAGTGAAGGAAGTTTTTGTTCGGGTTTTGATGCAATGGGGAGGAATAAACAACAAGAGTATAAATAGGCTTTAGATCTTTGTCACTTTGCAAATGTGCAAATAACAACCATTGTTGCAGAGCTGGCTTAAGCACATGAACATGCATACGATAGCTCGGTTTAGCCTCCACGTTAACCTAGCTACCAAAGCTGGTCGGTTCATTTACGTAAGACGTTCCCAAGTACAGAAGAGAATTTGGATATAGTGAGCAGTGACGCCCCAAGTTTGACATTTCAAGTGAATACTGCCGTTAAGACGATGACTAAGTGCAAATATGAGTAGGtactataaatatatagaaaCACAGATGTAGACATCAAGTTACTCACATATTTTCACACATTGAAATCAAAGTATAGTTCATTCATATAAATGGGTATGGGCAGCTAATAAGCAGTGTTTATTTGGGATTGAGATGCTCTCTACAAGGTAAGTGAATGTATTAGCTGCCACTGAAATGCATTCAACTGgcttaattcaaattaagtAGTCTAGAGATGGCATAAAACATCTACTAATTCATTAAACTCTACTCTCAAGACAGCCTCAGACACTTACAATATGAGGCGATAAGCTAATTTGGAGACAGGTAGAGAAACTCTTGCATTGAATAAGACAATCATCCAATGGGGTTTTATATTCTACAAGTTGCGTCATTTACAAAAACCTTAGGAATATGGACGGCCATAACAATTTCGTGTGAAAGcttcaatttaaaaacaaaaacgaaCATCCTGGCCTTTCTTGGCCTCTGTGAAATAGTTCGGCTCCAGACTGAAGTTGGAAGGCTCCTGCTTTAAcacaatatttcaaaaaatcacTTACGCTCAACACTGAACAGAGCATGATGATCTGCAACTTCATATATTGAAGGAGAAACAAAAACAGGATTATCTTCAAGTGCTTTTCCTCAAATCACAAATGGACTGCAAGGAAGGTGGCAACGTTAGCAAACAATAACAGATTAGTTACACcgatgaatattaaaaaatttcagttgTACATGTAATACATTCTCCACAGTCCAGTTTTAAGCAGATCTGTCAACCCATCATAAAAATGAGACTGATAAACAGGaatgttaataataaacttaaaCGGGCTAGCTGAAAAAGTTTATTAAGTTTTCTAGAATCCAAATGGCCCACATAAACAAGATGGCTTCTCTTTCTCTACACGGCATGAGACTGATAAACAGGaatgttaataataaacttaaaCACGCAAGCTGAAAAGGTTTATTAAGTTTTCTAGAATCCAAATGGCCCACATAAACAAGATGGCTTCTCTTTCTCTACACGGCATAGAGAAACTATATTAACTTTTGGGAGGAACAAAAGCAGTCCAAGTGCTTTTCAGAGAAGCACCTGATAGGTGCCATTCTCAAATGACCTACTGGATGCATTTTTGCAGAAGGtgcttttgaagaaaatagttTTGCTAATAAGCATCTCCTACAAAAGCATTCCAAATGCTAAGGACAATTacacaaatgaaattcagTAGTTTGGTATATCTCTTTTAATGGAATTATATCTTAGAAGAACGCAGTCTACGAAGCAGCAAGAAGCTTACATTAGCAATTTTAATAGGTAACTGGGAATGTAGTTATAATCTCATTTTCATGAGAACCTCGGCTTTTTATCCGTAGGCTTAAGGATCTGGAAAGAGCACATTAAGCTGTCATCAACACTCATCATTGCACCAGAGTTATCAAATTCCCCACAATAGTTGGGAGCAGAAAATATCGTAACAAGCTGTCTGTCAGCGAAGAACTCGTACCCATCCTCAACAACCTGAAAGGAAAAGTATCATCAATATAAGGGCTTCCTCAAAAGACAAATAACTAAACAGAGAACAGTTTGTCACCAACCTGATGCGCACGACAAACCAGGTCCATATCATTCTTCAACAAAAACTCTGCCACTGTATCTGGCCCAAATGTGTATGAGACTCCCCGATCATTCATTCCCCAACCCTTGACATCTCGGCCAGGATCTGACCATAGTAAATCACAAAGTAA
This window of the Citrus sinensis cultivar Valencia sweet orange chromosome 8, DVS_A1.0, whole genome shotgun sequence genome carries:
- the LOC102618184 gene encoding extensin, with translation MREKMKMLAALSVQILLLLGAVASESNTNHRYPPRWRHYPPPSHGPPIKYPPPSHGHPPPTECPPPSQSPPPSHYPPPTPSYPPPSQPPPSRYPPPTPRHPPPSQPPPTPRYPPPSHYPPPTPRYPPPTVSPPPSHYPPPTPRYPPPTVSPPPSQPPPTPRYPPPTVSPPPSHYPPPTPRYPPPTVSPPPSHYPPPTPRYPPPSHPPPTPRYPPPTVSPPPSHYPPPTPRYPPPTVSPPPSHYPPPTPRYPPPTVSPPPSHYPPPTPRYPPPTSSPPPSHYPPPTPSYPPPSHYPPPTPRYPPPSQPPPSHYPPPTPRYPPPSPRYPPPVTTPRYPPPAQRYPPPVQRHPPPPSRQYPPPTTYPGSPPAWNPPPYTNLLSPVAV